Proteins encoded in a region of the Quercus lobata isolate SW786 chromosome 8, ValleyOak3.0 Primary Assembly, whole genome shotgun sequence genome:
- the LOC115955517 gene encoding uncharacterized protein LOC115955517 isoform X1 has protein sequence MVVLLKSFKLFCTTKLRMLRILDPFTLLSRSCHFESKSGFNSWNPSSPLRPKIMKNNVAIFWDLDNKPPNSFPPYNTAVKLKEAMASFGVVRYMVAYANHHAFTVVPQVVREQRKERKILNQLENRGVIKTVEPYLCRVCGRNFYSNEKFVNHFKQIHEREQIKRLNQIESARGKMRVKLVAKYSMKMEKYKNAVRDILTPKVGYGLADELKRAGFWVRTVSNKPQAADVALKNHMVDMMDRRRVERMVLVSDDSDFVDVLKEAKLRCLKTVVVGDVNDGALKRVADAGFSWSEILMGKAKKEAESVVGKWKDCDILKRLEWAYNPEVEKKVYDLEDEVVEETQNVDFEGIVRGVVDDNIQEDNKAWWELDSDGVVSSQSLKRLEWTYNPESKNNVCGFEDEVAEETENGDFEGIVSGEDGDYMQKEDSIAWSDLGSNVDAVSSQSCR, from the coding sequence ATGGTTGTGTTACTTAAATCCTTCAAACTTTTCTGCACAACTAAACTCAGAATGTTACGAATCCTTGACCCTTTTACCTTGTTGAGTAGATCTTGTCACTTTGAATCAAAATCGGGCTTCAATTCTTGGAACCCATCATCGCCTTTGAGaccaaaaattatgaaaaacaatGTTGCAATTTTCTGGGATTTGGACAATAAACCACCAAACTCATTCCCGCCATACAACACTGCCGTCAAGCTAAAGGAAGCAATGGCATCTTTTGGGGTTGTTAGATACATGGTGGCATATGCAAATCATCATGCATTTACCGTTGTTCCACAGGTTGTTAGGGagcaaagaaaagagaggaaaatattGAATCAGTTGGAGAATAGGGGTGTGATTAAGACAGTTGAGCCGTATCTTTGTCGGGTTTGTGGGAggaatttttattcaaatgagAAGTTTGTAAATCATTTCAAGCAAATTCATGAGCGTGAGCAGATAAAAAGGTTGAATCAGATAGAGTCAGCAAGGGGGAAGATGAGGGTGAAGTTAGTGGCTAAGTATTCCATGAAGATGGAGAAGTATAAGAATGCTGTGAGGGATATTTTGACTCCAAAGGTGGGGTATGGTTTGGCTGATGAGTTGAAGCGGGCAGGGTTTTGGGTTCGCACTGTGTCAAATAAGCCACAAGCTGCAGATGTTGCTTTGAAGAATCATATGGTGGATATGATGGATAGGAGGAGAGTTGAGCGTATGGTGCTTGTGTCAGATGATTCGGATTTTGTGGATGTTTTGAAGGAGGCAAAGTTGCGATGTTTGAAGACGGTTGTTGTGGGGGATGTGAATGATGGGGCTTTGAAGAGGGTTGCGGATGCAGGGTTTTCATGGAGTGAAATTTTGATGGGGAAGGCTAAGAAGGAGGCAGAATCGGTCGTTGGAAAATGGAAGGACTGTGACATTTTGAAGAGATTGGAGTGGGCATATAACCCTGAGGTAGAGAAAAAGGTATATGATCTTGAGGATGAGGTTGTTGAGGAGACCCAAAATGTGGATTTTGAAGGAATTGTTAGGGGGGTAGTTGATGATAATATACAAGAGGATAACAAGGCTTGGTGGGAGCTGGATTCTGATGGTGTTGTTTCTTCACAATCATTGAAAAGATTGGAGTGGACATATAACCCGGAGTCGAAGAATAATGTATGTGGTTTTGAGGATGAGGTTGCTGAGGAGACTGAGAATGGGGATTTTGAAGGTATTGTTAGTGGGGAAGATGGCGATTACATGCAAAAGGAAGACAGCATTGCTTGGTCAGATCTGGGTTCTAATGTTGATGCTGTTTCTTCACAATCTTGCAGATGA
- the LOC115955517 gene encoding uncharacterized protein LOC115955517 isoform X3, translating into MKASLFRRRSFLPLVVREQRKERKILNQLENRGVIKTVEPYLCRVCGRNFYSNEKFVNHFKQIHEREQIKRLNQIESARGKMRVKLVAKYSMKMEKYKNAVRDILTPKVGYGLADELKRAGFWVRTVSNKPQAADVALKNHMVDMMDRRRVERMVLVSDDSDFVDVLKEAKLRCLKTVVVGDVNDGALKRVADAGFSWSEILMGKAKKEAESVVGKWKDCDILKRLEWAYNPEVEKKVYDLEDEVVEETQNVDFEGIVRGVVDDNIQEDNKAWWELDSDGVVSSQSLKRLEWTYNPESKNNVCGFEDEVAEETENGDFEGIVSGEDGDYMQKEDSIAWSDLGSNVDAVSSQSCR; encoded by the exons ATGAAGGCAAGCTTGTTCCGGAGGAGATCATTTTTGCCATTG GTTGTTAGGGagcaaagaaaagagaggaaaatattGAATCAGTTGGAGAATAGGGGTGTGATTAAGACAGTTGAGCCGTATCTTTGTCGGGTTTGTGGGAggaatttttattcaaatgagAAGTTTGTAAATCATTTCAAGCAAATTCATGAGCGTGAGCAGATAAAAAGGTTGAATCAGATAGAGTCAGCAAGGGGGAAGATGAGGGTGAAGTTAGTGGCTAAGTATTCCATGAAGATGGAGAAGTATAAGAATGCTGTGAGGGATATTTTGACTCCAAAGGTGGGGTATGGTTTGGCTGATGAGTTGAAGCGGGCAGGGTTTTGGGTTCGCACTGTGTCAAATAAGCCACAAGCTGCAGATGTTGCTTTGAAGAATCATATGGTGGATATGATGGATAGGAGGAGAGTTGAGCGTATGGTGCTTGTGTCAGATGATTCGGATTTTGTGGATGTTTTGAAGGAGGCAAAGTTGCGATGTTTGAAGACGGTTGTTGTGGGGGATGTGAATGATGGGGCTTTGAAGAGGGTTGCGGATGCAGGGTTTTCATGGAGTGAAATTTTGATGGGGAAGGCTAAGAAGGAGGCAGAATCGGTCGTTGGAAAATGGAAGGACTGTGACATTTTGAAGAGATTGGAGTGGGCATATAACCCTGAGGTAGAGAAAAAGGTATATGATCTTGAGGATGAGGTTGTTGAGGAGACCCAAAATGTGGATTTTGAAGGAATTGTTAGGGGGGTAGTTGATGATAATATACAAGAGGATAACAAGGCTTGGTGGGAGCTGGATTCTGATGGTGTTGTTTCTTCACAATCATTGAAAAGATTGGAGTGGACATATAACCCGGAGTCGAAGAATAATGTATGTGGTTTTGAGGATGAGGTTGCTGAGGAGACTGAGAATGGGGATTTTGAAGGTATTGTTAGTGGGGAAGATGGCGATTACATGCAAAAGGAAGACAGCATTGCTTGGTCAGATCTGGGTTCTAATGTTGATGCTGTTTCTTCACAATCTTGCAGATGA
- the LOC115955517 gene encoding uncharacterized protein LOC115955517 isoform X2, with protein MKNNVAIFWDLDNKPPNSFPPYNTAVKLKEAMASFGVVRYMVAYANHHAFTVVPQVVREQRKERKILNQLENRGVIKTVEPYLCRVCGRNFYSNEKFVNHFKQIHEREQIKRLNQIESARGKMRVKLVAKYSMKMEKYKNAVRDILTPKVGYGLADELKRAGFWVRTVSNKPQAADVALKNHMVDMMDRRRVERMVLVSDDSDFVDVLKEAKLRCLKTVVVGDVNDGALKRVADAGFSWSEILMGKAKKEAESVVGKWKDCDILKRLEWAYNPEVEKKVYDLEDEVVEETQNVDFEGIVRGVVDDNIQEDNKAWWELDSDGVVSSQSLKRLEWTYNPESKNNVCGFEDEVAEETENGDFEGIVSGEDGDYMQKEDSIAWSDLGSNVDAVSSQSCR; from the coding sequence atgaaaaacaatGTTGCAATTTTCTGGGATTTGGACAATAAACCACCAAACTCATTCCCGCCATACAACACTGCCGTCAAGCTAAAGGAAGCAATGGCATCTTTTGGGGTTGTTAGATACATGGTGGCATATGCAAATCATCATGCATTTACCGTTGTTCCACAGGTTGTTAGGGagcaaagaaaagagaggaaaatattGAATCAGTTGGAGAATAGGGGTGTGATTAAGACAGTTGAGCCGTATCTTTGTCGGGTTTGTGGGAggaatttttattcaaatgagAAGTTTGTAAATCATTTCAAGCAAATTCATGAGCGTGAGCAGATAAAAAGGTTGAATCAGATAGAGTCAGCAAGGGGGAAGATGAGGGTGAAGTTAGTGGCTAAGTATTCCATGAAGATGGAGAAGTATAAGAATGCTGTGAGGGATATTTTGACTCCAAAGGTGGGGTATGGTTTGGCTGATGAGTTGAAGCGGGCAGGGTTTTGGGTTCGCACTGTGTCAAATAAGCCACAAGCTGCAGATGTTGCTTTGAAGAATCATATGGTGGATATGATGGATAGGAGGAGAGTTGAGCGTATGGTGCTTGTGTCAGATGATTCGGATTTTGTGGATGTTTTGAAGGAGGCAAAGTTGCGATGTTTGAAGACGGTTGTTGTGGGGGATGTGAATGATGGGGCTTTGAAGAGGGTTGCGGATGCAGGGTTTTCATGGAGTGAAATTTTGATGGGGAAGGCTAAGAAGGAGGCAGAATCGGTCGTTGGAAAATGGAAGGACTGTGACATTTTGAAGAGATTGGAGTGGGCATATAACCCTGAGGTAGAGAAAAAGGTATATGATCTTGAGGATGAGGTTGTTGAGGAGACCCAAAATGTGGATTTTGAAGGAATTGTTAGGGGGGTAGTTGATGATAATATACAAGAGGATAACAAGGCTTGGTGGGAGCTGGATTCTGATGGTGTTGTTTCTTCACAATCATTGAAAAGATTGGAGTGGACATATAACCCGGAGTCGAAGAATAATGTATGTGGTTTTGAGGATGAGGTTGCTGAGGAGACTGAGAATGGGGATTTTGAAGGTATTGTTAGTGGGGAAGATGGCGATTACATGCAAAAGGAAGACAGCATTGCTTGGTCAGATCTGGGTTCTAATGTTGATGCTGTTTCTTCACAATCTTGCAGATGA
- the LOC115955517 gene encoding uncharacterized protein LOC115955517 isoform X4: MAPTAIISDKAAATVVREQRKERKILNQLENRGVIKTVEPYLCRVCGRNFYSNEKFVNHFKQIHEREQIKRLNQIESARGKMRVKLVAKYSMKMEKYKNAVRDILTPKVGYGLADELKRAGFWVRTVSNKPQAADVALKNHMVDMMDRRRVERMVLVSDDSDFVDVLKEAKLRCLKTVVVGDVNDGALKRVADAGFSWSEILMGKAKKEAESVVGKWKDCDILKRLEWAYNPEVEKKVYDLEDEVVEETQNVDFEGIVRGVVDDNIQEDNKAWWELDSDGVVSSQSLKRLEWTYNPESKNNVCGFEDEVAEETENGDFEGIVSGEDGDYMQKEDSIAWSDLGSNVDAVSSQSCR, from the exons ATGGCACCGACTGCAATAATTTCAGACAAAGCAGCTGCGACC GTTGTTAGGGagcaaagaaaagagaggaaaatattGAATCAGTTGGAGAATAGGGGTGTGATTAAGACAGTTGAGCCGTATCTTTGTCGGGTTTGTGGGAggaatttttattcaaatgagAAGTTTGTAAATCATTTCAAGCAAATTCATGAGCGTGAGCAGATAAAAAGGTTGAATCAGATAGAGTCAGCAAGGGGGAAGATGAGGGTGAAGTTAGTGGCTAAGTATTCCATGAAGATGGAGAAGTATAAGAATGCTGTGAGGGATATTTTGACTCCAAAGGTGGGGTATGGTTTGGCTGATGAGTTGAAGCGGGCAGGGTTTTGGGTTCGCACTGTGTCAAATAAGCCACAAGCTGCAGATGTTGCTTTGAAGAATCATATGGTGGATATGATGGATAGGAGGAGAGTTGAGCGTATGGTGCTTGTGTCAGATGATTCGGATTTTGTGGATGTTTTGAAGGAGGCAAAGTTGCGATGTTTGAAGACGGTTGTTGTGGGGGATGTGAATGATGGGGCTTTGAAGAGGGTTGCGGATGCAGGGTTTTCATGGAGTGAAATTTTGATGGGGAAGGCTAAGAAGGAGGCAGAATCGGTCGTTGGAAAATGGAAGGACTGTGACATTTTGAAGAGATTGGAGTGGGCATATAACCCTGAGGTAGAGAAAAAGGTATATGATCTTGAGGATGAGGTTGTTGAGGAGACCCAAAATGTGGATTTTGAAGGAATTGTTAGGGGGGTAGTTGATGATAATATACAAGAGGATAACAAGGCTTGGTGGGAGCTGGATTCTGATGGTGTTGTTTCTTCACAATCATTGAAAAGATTGGAGTGGACATATAACCCGGAGTCGAAGAATAATGTATGTGGTTTTGAGGATGAGGTTGCTGAGGAGACTGAGAATGGGGATTTTGAAGGTATTGTTAGTGGGGAAGATGGCGATTACATGCAAAAGGAAGACAGCATTGCTTGGTCAGATCTGGGTTCTAATGTTGATGCTGTTTCTTCACAATCTTGCAGATGA
- the LOC115957062 gene encoding uncharacterized protein LOC115957062, whose translation MEATNKGLFLHVLKGPWIMVFASFIIMSTAGTPYAFGLYSNVLKSVLGYDQSTLNLISFFKDVGTNVGVLSGLLAEVTPPWFVLSVGAVMNVFGYLMIWLAVTQKMAKPHVWMMCLYICLGANSTAFANTGAMVTCIKNFPESRGIVLGLLKGYVGLSGAILTQLYHAFYYNDPKSLILLVGWLPALINIAFAPFIRLMKVARQSNELQVFYNFLYITFGLAGFLMIMIIIEQKVSFTQSEYGGSAAAVLFLLFLPLGIAIVEEIKLWRSKKLALSDGSQLQVITDNTKTEASPSLPQASPVSVNLLREPSTEKQVSCWSNVFTPPQRGEDYSILQALFSIDMLILFYTVIAGVGGTLTAIDNLGQMGLSLGYSQRSISTFVSLVSIWNYLGRVMGGLVSEILLKKYKFPRPLMLTIILLVACVGHLLVAYHPPGGLYVASVIIGFCFGAQWSVVFTSISEIFGLKYYSTLYNFGSVASPIGLYVLNVTVTGHLYDKEARKQLAALGLTRKAGQALNCTGVQCFRLSFIIIAAVTLSGALVSVILVLRTRKFYKNDIYKKFREEAKLAEKEMAFAGH comes from the coding sequence ATGGAAGCTACTAACAAGGGCTTGTTTCTCCATGTCCTCAAAGGGCCATGGATCATGGTATTCGCATCTTTCATAATCATGTCCACTGCGGGCACACCCTATGCCTTTGGACTATACTCCAACGTGCTCAAGTCAGTGCTTGGCTACGACCAAAGTACCCTCAATTTGATCAGCTTCTTCAAAGACGTTGGCACCAACGTTGGTGTCCTCTCAGGCCTCCTTGCCGAGGTCACACCCCCATGGTTTGTTTTATCAGTTGGTGCAGTCATGAACGTTTTTGGGTACTTGATGATATGGCTAGCCGTGACACAAAAAATGGCTAAGCCCCATGTGTGGATGATGTGCTTGTACATCTGCCTCGGTGCTAATTCAACTGCTTTTGCAAACACTGGAGCAATGGTTACTTGCATCAAGAACTTCCCCGAAAGCCGAGGCATTGTACTCGGGCTTCTAAAGGGATATGTTGGCCTTAGTGGTGCTATTCTCACACAACTATACCATGCTTTCTATTATAACGACCCCAAGTCTTTGATTTTGTTAGTGGGGTGGCTTCCGGCTCTGATAAATATTGCTTTTGCACCTTTTATTCGGTTAATGAAGGTCGCTAGGCAATCAAACGAGCTCCAAGTGTTCTATAATTTCCTTTATATTACATTTGGACTCGCGGGGTTTCTGATGATTATGATTATAATTGAGCAAAAAGTTTCTTTCACACAAAGCGAGTATGGTGGTAGTGCAGCTGCAGTGCTTTTCTTGCTCTTTCTCCCACTTGGGATCGCTATCGTTGAAGAGATTAAGCTTTGGAGGAGCAAGAAATTAGCACTAAGTGATGGTTCACAGCTGCAGGTTATCACAGACAATACAAAGACCGAGGCTAGTCCATCTCTGCCACAAGCCTCTCCTGTCTCAGTAAACTTGCTCCGTGAACCAAGCACAGAAAAGCAAGTTTCATGTTGGAGTAACGTATTCACTCCCCCACAGCGCGGTGAGGACTATAGTATACTCCAAGCACTCTTCAGCATTGACATGTTGATACTTTTCTACACAGTGATTGCTGGTGTTGGTGGCACATTAACAGCCATAGACAACTTGGGACAAATGGGACTTTCTCTCGGCTACTCACAGAGAAGTATAAGCACTTTTGTGTCACTAGTAAGTATATGGAATTATCTTGGAAGAGTAATGGGAGGTTTGGTATCTGAAATCCTtttgaaaaaatacaagttcCCTCGCCCTCTCATGCTCACTATAATCCTCCTTGTTGCCTGTGTTGGTCACCTTCTAGTTGCATATCATCCCCCTGGGGGTCTCTATGTGGCTTCGGtgattattgggttttgttttggtgCACAATGGTCAGTAGTGTTCACATCAATTTCGGAAATTTTTGGCCTAAAGTACTACTCAACTTTGTACAATTTTGGGTCAGTGGCTAGCCCAATTGGGCTATATGTACTCAACGTGACAGTCACTGGGCATTTATATGATAAGGAAGCTAGAAAGCAACTAGCTGCTTTGGGACTCACAAGGAAGGCTGGGCAAGCTTTGAATTGTACTGGGGTTCAGTGTTTCAGATTGTCTTTCATTATAATTGCTGCTGTAACACTTTCTGGTGCTCTGGTTTCCGTTATTCTAGTCCTTAGGACTAGGAAGTTTTATAAGAATGACATTTACAAGAAGTTCAGGGAAGAAGCAAAGCTTGCTGAGAAGGAGATGGCATTTGCAGGACATTAG